The genomic segment AACAGCTCGCCACTTTCAGCTTTACGTTCGTTTTTCTGCTCCCAGTTAGCAATTGCAGAGCGCAGCAATTTCTCCACTCTGGCTGCAGCCTCCTTTGAGGAGAACTTCAAAACGCCGAGTGCTCTGTTCACTTCCATCCCACGAATCATGTCAGCCACGAGACGCATTTTACGGGGGGAAGTAGGAACATTTTGCAATTTCGCAAAATACATGGTCTTAAGGGCTTCTTTTCTTTTTTCAGCCGATATTTTTTTTCTTGCTCCCATTATATTATTACTTTATTATTTCAGATAAATCCTGTTTTATTTTTTCTTGTTACCAGCGTGTCCTCTGAATGTACGAGTTGGAGCGAACTCGCCCAACTTGTGTCCTACCATATTTTCGGTAACATAAACAGGAATAAATTTATTTCCATTGTGAACTGCAACAGTATGGCCTACGAAATCAGGCGAAATCATTGAAGCTCTGGCCCAGGTCTTAACTACCACTTTCTTGCCCGATTCATTCATGGCAAGCACTTTTTTCTCAAGCTTTACGTTAATATACGGACCTTTTTTTAATGAACGACTCATAATTTACTCAATTAATCAGATTACTTCTTTCTTCTCTCAATAATATACTTAGACGATTGTTTCTTCGGAGCTCTTGTCTTAAGACCCTTAGCGTACAATCCCTTACGAGATCTCGGGTGTCCTCCTGAAGCACGTCCTTCACCACCACCCATCGGGTGATCAACCGGGTTCATAACAACACCACGGTTACGCGGACGACGTCCTAACCAACGAGAACGTCCAGCTTTACCTGAACTTTCCAATCCATGATCTGAGTTACCAACGCTACCCACAGTAGCCTTACATGTGCTGAGGATCTGACGAACCTCACCAGAAGGCAACTTAATAACGCAGTATTTACCTTCTCTTGAAGTCAACTGAGCGAAGTTACCAGCCGAGCGAACCAAAGCAGCGCCTTGACCCGGACGTAATTCGATGTTGTGAATTACAGTACCGACGGGAATATTCTGAAGCGGAAGAGCATTACCGATTTCCGGAGCAGCTGTTTCACCTGACATCAAAGTCGCGCCAACTTGCAATCCATTGGGAGCAATAATATATCTTTTTTCACCATCTGCATAAAACAACAGAGCGATACGTGCCGAACGGTTCGGATCGTATTCGATTGTTTTAACCACTGCAGGTACACCGTCTTTATTTCTCTTGAAATCAATGATACGGATAATCTTCTTACTGCCGCCACCGATGTAGCGCATGGTCATTTTACCAGTATTGTTACGACCACCAGTAGATTTCTTACCAAATACAAGAGACTTTTCTGGTACTCGTGCAGTAATCTCTTCGAAAGTACCAATAATTTTATGTCTTTGCCCCGGTGTTGTGGGCTTAAATTTACGTACTGCCATTTCTTTTAAATATTGCTATAAAAATCAATAGTATCTCCTTCTTTCAACGTAACAACCGCTTTTTTGTAAGCGTTTGTACGTCCGTTGATGATACCTGCGCGTGTATAACGGCTCTTGTTCTTGCCGGCATAACGGATTGTATTCACATCAACTACGGTAACGTTGTAAAGGGCTTCTACTTCGTTCTTAATTTCCAGTTTATTAGCTTCAGGACGCACGATAAAGCCGAAACGATTGTTCGCCTTATCAGTAATTGCTGTCATTTTTTCTGTCACTAACGGTTTAATAATAATTCCCATTATTTAAGCCTCCTTTTTACATTAAGATATTGTCGATAGCAGAAAGTGCGCTTTCAGCAAACACAACAACTCCAGCGTCCAATACTCTGTAAGTATTTAACCCTGAGACAGTCTGCACATTAGCGCCCTTCACGTTACGAGCCGACAAATATACGTTTTTATTTGCTTCCGGTAAAATTACAAGCAGCTTTTTGTCAGAAACTTTAAGATTTTTTGTCATAACAACAAAATCTTTAGTCTTAGGAGCTTCAAAGTTGAAGTCTTCCACTACAATGATGCCATTGTTCTGTGCCTTGTAAGACAAAGCCGACTTGCGTGCCAGAGCCTTTACTTTCTTATTCAGTTTGAAGAAGTAATCTCTCGGTTTCGGACCGAATACACGTCCACCACCAACGAGAACCGGTGAGTTCATGTCACCACGACGTGCACCACCGCCACCTTTCTGGCGACCGATTTTGCGGGTAGAACCGCTGATTTCGCTTCTTTCCTTTGACTTGTGTGTACCTTGACGCTGGTTAGCCATAAACTGCTTAACGTCCAGGTAGATAGCGTGGTCGTTGGGCTCAATTCCGAAGATAGACTCGTTTAACGTAATCTTTCTCCCAGTGTCTTCACCTTTAATGTTATATACGTTAACTTCCATTATTTCTCAATTATTACGATTGAACCTTTGCAACCAGGAACAGAACCCTTAATCAAAAGAAGATTGTGTTCCGCGATTACTTTTAATACTTGCAGATTTTGAACAGTTACCCTGTCTCCACCAAGCTGTCCGCCCATGCGCATTCCTTTGAATACTTTTGCAGGGTAAGAACAAGCACCGATAGAACCCGGCTTACGGGCGCGATTGTGCTGACCATGAGTAGTCTGACCCACACCGCCGAAACCATGACGTTTCACAACACCCTGGAAACCTTTACCCTTAGAAGTTCCGACAACGTCAACGAAGTCAGCGCCTTCAAACAATTCTACGGTAACAGTATCACCCAGATTCAATTCTGTCTCAAATTCCTTGAACTCAGCCAAGTGTTTCTTGGGAGTTACTCCAGCTTTCTTGAAGTGGCCCATCAGGGGCTTTGTAGTGTGTTTTTCCTTTTTGTCCTGGAAACCCAACTGAACAGCCTGATAGCCGTCCTTTTCTACAGTTTTCACTTGAGTAACAACACAAGGACCTGCTTCGATAACAGTGCATGGTACATTCTTACCCTCGGCACTGAAAACGGATGTCATTCCGATTTTTTTTCCTAATAATCCTGGCATTTCACTTAATTTTTAATACTTACACTTTGATTTCTACTTCCACACCACTCGGCAACTCCAACTTCATCAGAGCATCTACGGTCTTAGCTGTTGAGCTATAGATGTCGATCAGTCTCTTATAAGAAGAGAGTTCGAATTGTTCACGCGACTTCTTGTTAACGAAAGTCGAACGGTTTACGGTAAAGATACGCTTATGCGTAGGAAGAGGAATAGGACCGCTAACGATTGCGCCCGTTGTCTTCACCGTTCTTACAATTTTCTCAGCTGATTTGTCAACCAAGTTGTGGTCGTAAGATTTCAGTTTGATTCTAATTTTTTGACTCATTACTGTCTTAATTATTAATAGTGTTATTTATACAAGAAAGTTCCGTAGGTTAAGAGTCATTCGCTAACCTACGGACTTTTTCAGTTTATTATTTAGAGCAAGTCTGCACGACCTTTCACTTCTTCCAATACTGCCTTGGCGATAGAGTTGGAAACCTGTGCATGGTGAGAGTATACCATTGAAGAAGTTGCACGACCCGAAGTGATGGTACGCAACGCAGTTACGTAACCGAACATTTCTGCCAGCGGAACCATTGCTTTCACGATGCGGGCACCCGAACGGCTTGATTCCATACCTTCTACCTGGCCGCGGCGCTTGTTCAAGTCACCGATAACGTCACCCATGTTTTCTTCCGGAGTAACAACTTCCAGTTTCATGATAGGCTCCATCAATACCGGACCTGCCTTGGCGCAAGCATTCTTGTAGGCTTGGATGGCACAGATTTCGAATGACAGCTGGTCGGAGTCTACCGGGTGGAAAGAACCGTCGACCAAAGTCACCTTCAGTGAATCCAGCGGATAGCCTGCCAATACACCGTTCTTCATTGCAGTTGTGAAACCTTTCTGTACGGACGGGATGAATTCCTTAGGAATGTTACCACCCTTCACTTCGTCAACAAACTGCAAGCCGCCTTGAGTGAAATCCTCATCAACCGGGCCGATATTCACGATGATGTCCGCAAACTTACCACGACCACCCGACTGCTTCTTGTAAACTTCACGCAAGTTAACAGTCTTCGTGATAGCTTCCTTATAGTTAACCTGAGGCTTACCCTGATTACATTCAACCTTGAACTCACGTTTCAGACGGTCGATGATGATATCCAAGTGAAGCTCACCCATACCGGAGATAACCGTCTGGCCTGTCTGTTCGTCAGTCTTCACTGTGAACGTCGGGTCTTCTTCGGCCAACTTGGCCAAGCCATTAGACAGCTTATCCATATCCTTCTGAGTCTTAGGCTCAACGGCGATACCGATTACCGGTTCGGGGAAGTCCATAGATTCCAATACGATCGGTGCAGTCTCGTCGCACAGCGTATCACCGGTATGTATATCCTTGAAGCCTACACCAGCGCCGATATCACCGGCACCGATCACCTCAACAGGATTCTGCTTGTTTGAGTGCATCTGGAACAGACGTGAAACACGTTCCTTCTTACCGGAGCGAGAGTTGTAGATATAAGAACCGGCTTCGATCTTACCGGAGTAAACGCGGAAGAAAGTCAGACGGCCTACATACGGGTCGGTTGCGATCTTGAACGCCAAAGCAGAAGTCTTTTCATCTTCGCTCGGCTTACGATCCTCTTCGGCACCGGTTTCAGGATTTGTACCGATAACGTTCTCTGTATCCAGCGGAGAAGGCAGGAATGCGCAAACGTAGTCGAGCAATGTCTGCACACCTTTGTTCTTGAATGAAGAACCGCACAACATAGGAACGACAGCCATTTTTACGGTAGCGTTACGGAGGGCTCTCAACACTTCCTCTTCTGTGATAGTGGAAGGATCATCGAAATATTTCTCCATCAGGGCATCGTCAAACTCAGCTACTTTTTCGAGCATTTTATCTCTCCATTCGTTGGCTTCGTCCACCAGGTCGGCAGGAATTTCCTCCACTGTGTAGTCAGCGCCCATTGTTTCATCATGCCAGT from the Bacteroides eggerthii genome contains:
- the rplV gene encoding 50S ribosomal protein L22, whose amino-acid sequence is MGARKKISAEKRKEALKTMYFAKLQNVPTSPRKMRLVADMIRGMEVNRALGVLKFSSKEAAARVEKLLRSAIANWEQKNERKAESGELFVTKIFVDGGATLKRMRPAPQGRGYRIRKRSNHVTLFVGSKSNNEDQN
- the fusA gene encoding elongation factor G, producing the protein MAKNDLHLTRNIGIMAHIDAGKTTTSERILFYTGLTHKIGEVHDGAATMDWMEQEQERGITITSAATTTRWKYAGNTYKINLIDTPGHVDFTAEVERSLRILDGAVAAYCAVGGVEPQSETVWRQADKYNVPRIAYVNKMDRSGADFFEVVRQMKDVLGANPCPIVVPIGAEESFKGLVDLIKMKAIYWHDETMGADYTVEEIPADLVDEANEWRDKMLEKVAEFDDALMEKYFDDPSTITEEEVLRALRNATVKMAVVPMLCGSSFKNKGVQTLLDYVCAFLPSPLDTENVIGTNPETGAEEDRKPSEDEKTSALAFKIATDPYVGRLTFFRVYSGKIEAGSYIYNSRSGKKERVSRLFQMHSNKQNPVEVIGAGDIGAGVGFKDIHTGDTLCDETAPIVLESMDFPEPVIGIAVEPKTQKDMDKLSNGLAKLAEEDPTFTVKTDEQTGQTVISGMGELHLDIIIDRLKREFKVECNQGKPQVNYKEAITKTVNLREVYKKQSGGRGKFADIIVNIGPVDEDFTQGGLQFVDEVKGGNIPKEFIPSVQKGFTTAMKNGVLAGYPLDSLKVTLVDGSFHPVDSDQLSFEICAIQAYKNACAKAGPVLMEPIMKLEVVTPEENMGDVIGDLNKRRGQVEGMESSRSGARIVKAMVPLAEMFGYVTALRTITSGRATSSMVYSHHAQVSNSIAKAVLEEVKGRADLL
- the rpsS gene encoding 30S ribosomal protein S19; translated protein: MSRSLKKGPYINVKLEKKVLAMNESGKKVVVKTWARASMISPDFVGHTVAVHNGNKFIPVYVTENMVGHKLGEFAPTRTFRGHAGNKKK
- the rplD gene encoding 50S ribosomal protein L4, which encodes MEVNVYNIKGEDTGRKITLNESIFGIEPNDHAIYLDVKQFMANQRQGTHKSKERSEISGSTRKIGRQKGGGGARRGDMNSPVLVGGGRVFGPKPRDYFFKLNKKVKALARKSALSYKAQNNGIIVVEDFNFEAPKTKDFVVMTKNLKVSDKKLLVILPEANKNVYLSARNVKGANVQTVSGLNTYRVLDAGVVVFAESALSAIDNILM
- the rpsJ gene encoding 30S ribosomal protein S10, which encodes MSQKIRIKLKSYDHNLVDKSAEKIVRTVKTTGAIVSGPIPLPTHKRIFTVNRSTFVNKKSREQFELSSYKRLIDIYSSTAKTVDALMKLELPSGVEVEIKV
- the rplC gene encoding 50S ribosomal protein L3, producing MPGLLGKKIGMTSVFSAEGKNVPCTVIEAGPCVVTQVKTVEKDGYQAVQLGFQDKKEKHTTKPLMGHFKKAGVTPKKHLAEFKEFETELNLGDTVTVELFEGADFVDVVGTSKGKGFQGVVKRHGFGGVGQTTHGQHNRARKPGSIGACSYPAKVFKGMRMGGQLGGDRVTVQNLQVLKVIAEHNLLLIKGSVPGCKGSIVIIEK
- the rplW gene encoding 50S ribosomal protein L23, translating into MGIIIKPLVTEKMTAITDKANNRFGFIVRPEANKLEIKNEVEALYNVTVVDVNTIRYAGKNKSRYTRAGIINGRTNAYKKAVVTLKEGDTIDFYSNI
- the rplB gene encoding 50S ribosomal protein L2 gives rise to the protein MAVRKFKPTTPGQRHKIIGTFEEITARVPEKSLVFGKKSTGGRNNTGKMTMRYIGGGSKKIIRIIDFKRNKDGVPAVVKTIEYDPNRSARIALLFYADGEKRYIIAPNGLQVGATLMSGETAAPEIGNALPLQNIPVGTVIHNIELRPGQGAALVRSAGNFAQLTSREGKYCVIKLPSGEVRQILSTCKATVGSVGNSDHGLESSGKAGRSRWLGRRPRNRGVVMNPVDHPMGGGEGRASGGHPRSRKGLYAKGLKTRAPKKQSSKYIIERRKK